CCCCAAAATGGCTACTTTATTGCGATCGCCATTTCAACTAAAACAGAAAAACTGGAAGAGCAGTGCCCCTCCACCTCCTCGTTTTCATGAATCAAATAGGACTGCTGTAGACCAAAGACAGAATAAGAGAGTTTGAAACTTATCTTATGAACCTATCTTTGTAACACAAAACAACCGCTTTTAGCCTATCTCAATCCATATTTATACAGTCGCAAGTTAGACAAACCGTATACAATTTGACACGACTCGACACAACAATTGCGACGGCAACTGGTGCACATCAGGGGGGCGATCGCGACTAACTGCTTCGTTGTGCCCTCCGTAACATCCCGCCAGCAAGGCGAATTAAGCGACTTACAGAGTACTCACCCAAATAATTATCAGGGCTACCAGTGTAGGTATACCTCCCGATAGATTATTAAGATACGTTATGCCGACTACACTGAGCGCAGGCGATTTTTAACTAAAATTAACTCAACTTGCATGAGTTGTATGGGTTAGAACTATGCCTTTTTTTGTAGGAGCATAAATTACCAGTTCCAATCAAACCGTGCTGATCAGGGGCTTCTAATTTGGAATCAAGCCATAGGGCTACGTGAACGGGCACTAATGCTGATTTCCATGCGCCGCGTCTTCGATGCTTTTGACTAAAGCCATGTTTTAACGTATCCATCGTCACAATCGCTAACGTTAGAGCGGGATTGAGGGTGCAACTCTAACACCTGCTCTGCCTTAACTGAGATGGTGACGACTATTAAGCAATCGAGAAGCTCGTTAGAGCAGGGTGCTTACTGAGGCACAACCTCTACATCCCTGACCCAAACCGTTCCCAACGATTGCCACGCAGCAGAGCTAATGACGTAACAGAGCCACTGTTATTGCAAATTAGATGCTGCATATTACGGCTGTCAACATTTGCGAAGTGGTCTGGATCTCTATCCTCCCTTGATTCATTCCTGATACGCGATCCCCTATCCCTATCGGCTTACTCCTTCAAGGTAAACGGTCCTCTGTTGACATAATGCAAAAAACGACTGATTTAGATCCTAAATTGCAATTACGGCGGCGGTTGTTAATTGCAGATGTGACCAACCAAATCAACCGGATGATTCGCAGTGCAACCCATCTGGGCGAGATTTTAGGCTTTGCCTGTCAACTACTGGTCGAAACCCTTGAATGCACCAGTGCCCGCGTTCTCATTCCTCAAGACACAGACTCTCAAACATTTGTGATCCGGGGAGAACACAGTCAATCAAGCTGTGCGCTTGGGCTAGGCGATATTCTGGTGGCTCAGGAGCAATCCTATCTAAAACAGGTCTGTGATCAGCAGACCCCCTTGGTCTGGACTCAAGCACACCGTTCTCACGATGGGCAGGAATTGACCTGTGCTGTGTTGGCGATCGCCGCGCGTTATGGCAACCAGGTCAATAGTATTGTTGAGATCCAACAGTGCGCTACACCGCAAGATGATGAATCTGCGCCCCATCCCCCCCGACAATGGTTGGAATGGGAGCATGAGCTATTGCAGGAAGTATCTGGACAGTTAGCCATTATCGTCAACCAACATATCTTGCATACCGAGATGAAACATCGGATTATGCGAGAGTCGCTGTTGCGGCTCGTGACGAACCAGATCCGCAGTAGCCTTGATCTCAACATCATTCTCAACACCATCGTGCAACAGGTGCGAGAGATGCTCAACACCGATCGCGTGGTGATTTATCAGTTTCAAGAAAACTGGCGAGGCACGGTCGTCGTCGAAAACGTACTTCCACCCTGGAGTTCTGCGCTGGGTGAGATGGGGCAAGACAACTGTTTTTCAGCAGGATACGCCGAGCTATATCGGGGGGGACGGGTGCGTGCCATGCACGATATCCAGAATGTTGGTTTGGATAGCTGTCATGTCAACTTTTTACAACGGTTGCAGGTGCAGGCTAACCTGATTGTGCCCATTCTCCAAACGACTGCCGATGAAGTAGATCCGACTCAATCTCCTCAACTGTGGGGCTTGTTGATTGCTCACGAGTGCCGTAGTACGCGCAACTGGCAACCGTGGGAAAAAGACCTGATGCAACAACTGGGTGATCAAGTTGCGATCGCCATTCAACAGGCTGAACTTTACACTCAAGTGCGTGCTAATGCGGCTCGCTCTCAGGCTCAGGCAGAGCAACTGCAAATTGCCCTAGAGGAGTTGCGTTCCACTCAGGCTCAACTGATCCAGAGCGAAAAGCTATCGAGTTTGGGGCAAATGGTGGCGGGCATTGCCCATGAGATCAACAATGCCACTAACTTTATCCATGCCAATCTGCCCTACGTTCAGCAATATGCCGCCGCATTAGAACAAGCGATCGCCACTTGCATAGACCATCGCTCCGCACCCTCAGAAGCGATCGCCTCTGAACTGGAAAACTTAGAAGTCAGCTTTGTCCGTCAGGATTTTCCCAAACTGATTCAATCGATGCAAACAGGGACAGGGCGCATTCGGGATATCGTCTCGACCCTACGCAATTTCTCACGTATCGATGAAGCGGAATACAAAGCCGTTGACCTCCATGAGGGCATCGATAGCAGCCTGGTCATCCTCAGACACCGGATTGAACCTAAAGTCAAAATTAACAAAGACTATGGCGTACTCCCCCTGGTGGAGTGCCATGCAGGGCAAATCAATCAGGTTCTCCTAAACCTGTTGAGCAATGCGTTAGATGCCTGTAGCGAGCAACCCGAAATTACGATTCGCACCTGGCAACCACGCCCTAACGCAGTCATGGTTTCCATTCGCGACAATGGCTGTGGCATTCCTGAAGGTATTCTCAATCGCATCTTTGACCCCTTTTTCACAACAAAACCAGTGGGACAGGGAACGGGACTAGGGCTTGCGATTTGTCATCAGATTATTGTCAAAGAGCACCAGGGGCTAATTCGATGTGTCAACCACCAGCAGGGAACTGAGTTTCAGATTGAGTTACCTGTCACACGATCAGTGCGTGAAGGACAATAAAAAGCACCCCCAGAGGAGTGCCTTTATACCAACTCACTTGAGAGAAGCCATATCGAGAGGGGCTATGCCACTGTCAATGGCGGTAAAGGCTAGATGCCAATCCCGCCCTGTCAGATGACTTAGCTGAACGCAACGTGACTGCGGCTGTAAGTTCCTGCAACAGCCGTGTTGATCTTGCCTTGAATGGGGTTCCAATATTGGTAAGCATACTGGCTGGGCAGACCGACTTGTACGGCAACCCGGCTCAACATCACCTGCTCACGTTGCTTGACATTGCGGTGATGGTTGATCACCAACGAACGTAACCGATCATCCACTGAAGCGATCGCTGAAGCTGCAACAGGTTCAACCACAACAGGAGCCAAAATAGGCTCAGGAGCACCTGTTGTATAAGCTACACCCCGATATTTCAGGTCAAGACTGGGTTGTTGCGACAGTTGTTTTTGTGCTTTGCGAAATCTCACACCTGATCCACGATATTGACCAGCAGCAACAACTTCACCGACTTGAGCTTGAGGAGGGTTGTAATCGTAACTGATTCCACGGTAAGTAAGTTTCATAGAATTCGCCTCTTTGAAATATGTAACGGGTTGAGGCGCGTTCCTTCGGGATGTCTCCCTACTTCCGTCTCTTGAACTTGACAGTTTCAATGATCAAGAAAGAGATGAACGATTTGTTTTTCTGTATCTATTGTTACCGTTTTCCACCTTTATGTCAATCAAATTCTCTCAAATATCCGGAATTCATGACATAGGCTGAAGCAAGCTCTTTGCCCCAATTCCCAATGCCACAATCAGCCCAATGACCACTGCCCCCATTCCCAATGGACTTGGAACCCAAAAAACCGCCTCGATGTGATTAACGTCTCCGGCTTTGAGAGTCCAGACCAGATGTTTGTTAGCGGTTGGGTCGGCGGAGGCATCTGTTGGTTGGATCTGTGGGCTTTGGGCACCCCAGGGAGTATCGAGGCTAAATTCCAGATCGAGGAGAGTACCGGGACTAATCAGGACGCTGCCCTCTGAGGAGAGGACACCGAGCGATCGCAAATCCAGATCAAAGGTTAGATAGTTCTTCTCAACCACAAAGAAGTTGCGTTGAAAGACGGTGAGACGAGAAGCAATGGCAGGCAAGTCAGCCACAACCGATCGGGCAGAGGGAGGGAGGTCTTCAAGGCTGGGATTGAAAAATTGATTAAATTTTGCTTGCAACTCTGCCCCATTGTTAAAGGGAATGATGGCAACAATTTCCTGTTTTGACGGATGGCGCACGCGCCCACCCACCTGCCGGGTTCGCTGTTCCAGGCTCTTTAACCACTCCTGAGCGATCGCCCCACTGAAGTTGGTGAGTTGTTCCCCCAGACGAATGTGCTGCACGATTTCGCCATGATTTTGACCTGCAAAGTTAATCCCCACGTCATAGCGAACGCACCCAGACAACAGCACCGACACCACCAGGAGCAGCACTACCTTTTGCAGTGCTCTGAGTCGCAGTGTTTTCAATCTAGCCGCGATCGCCCAAAAACTGGCTTGCAATCTTGTCATGCTTCCATGTTCTACACCTCACCCTTTCACTCTCTCACGCTTAGTTCGTTAGCTCAACCAGAGCAAACTGCCAACAATCAGGGCGATCGCTATCAGGGCAACCCAAACAAACCGATTATCTTTAGTGTTGACCTGACTCAGGTCAATGGGTTCTAAATCAGGTTCAACCTTACGAGGACGGGGCGATCGCTTGGGTGGTGTATAGGCTCCTTTGGTATCACGCTCAGACTCCTCCAGCGTTGCCAAATCGGGAATTTGAGTCAGCCATTCAGGGCGAGTCTTGAGGCGAGGGGCTTTGAGGATGTAGAGTAACCGATTCCCCTGCTTGCGGGTGTCGCGATCGGGGTGACGGGTCAGCTTTTCACACAGGGCGATCGCGTCTTCTCGCTGTTCAGCAGCTTCATAGGCAGTCACCAACCAGATCTGAATCTCACCGCCTAATCGCGAGTTGCGGTTGACCAGGCTTGCTGCCTTTTCTAAAGCCTGCACCGATTGCCGATAGGAACCCCGCTCAAATGCCGCTCTACCTGTTTGATAGTGTGATCGAATGAGTTCTATCGTTTGAGTACTGTCTGTGTTTTGAGTACTGTCTGTGTTTTGAGTGCTGTCTGTATTCACCCACCCTGCTCCTGGTATATCGCTGGAGGTACTGGTTTCATCTCTTCCATATAGCCGTTCTCAATGAGTTGTAAGATCAGCGAGTTGTGAGAGGCGCACCTCGTCAGGGTATGCCTCTCATACCCATTTGGGATTGCTATATAAAGGACTGAAACTTATCCCTTAACTCGATCGTCTATTGCAACTATTGAGACAGTTAATACAAGTGGGTGTGGGGGTTGTGCCCCTAGCCAGGGGTTCCACCCCTGCACCCCGTCCTAACCAATCCCTCGGTTGCTATATTATCTAGACTAATCAGATTAGCTGCCTAATCATGATCTGTCTCCTCAAATTCTAACGAAGCAGGTTAGGCTAGAGGTCTGGCGATCGCTACTCCCTAAGATCTATTTATGCGGTTACTACACACTCAATCTCAAGGTCTGAGAGATATTAAGCGTCCTGTGTCTGTGTTGTTATCAGGGGTTGTTGTGAGTGCGATCGCACTGGTTAATGCCTTGCCAGTCAGGGCAGATGGTGTGGTGGTGCGTGGGGGAAGCGTTACGGTACAGGTAGGTGAATACAATCCCCCCAGATCTGTCTACAGTCGGGATTATGACCGGGATTATCGCGATCGCTACTACCGCGATCGCTACTACCGCGATCGATATGATGATCGCTACGATACTGAGATCGAAGACTCCCTTCTGATCAATCCCGTCATCATTGACTCTGAGATCGAAGACTCTGTGTTGATTGACCCGGTCATCATCAACTCTGGTTACGGTTATGACTACGACGACCGGGATGTCAGAATCTATTCCACGGGTGGCACTCGCCCCACCTGTCAAGTGTTGTCAAACTTCAGGGCTGCCTGCAATTAGACGGGCTCAGCACTCAGCACTTTGCTATAACTGCGGTTTCAACCGCCGAAGTTCTGCTCCCAAACTCAGGTTATTTAACGTCAGTTCGGTTTAAGAGTCTGGCGAATGAATTTGCGGCTACTGGAGCGACGTCCGCCGATGCGGACTCCGGAAAATGCAGGATTTGACGAACCGACGCAGATCGGTTTTGCTCAGATAGCGGCGGTTTTAACCGCCGAAATCCTGATCCGAATTCACGTTATTTAGAAGGGCAAGCACTCATTGCTTCGGGCAGGGTTGCGCCCCGCAAATCAGTTCCTTCGAGTTCAACATTCCGCATACTGGCAGTGCTCAGGTCGGCTCCCCTCAAGTCGGCTTCACTCATATCGGCGTCATCCAAAATGGCTCGGTTCAGCACCGCTTCAATCAAACTTGCCTGACATAGGGTGGCTTCTCGGAAGTTAACCGAGATGAGAACCGTGCGATAGAGGTCTGCCAACGTCAGATTTGCCTGAACCAGGCTAGCTTCCCGCAGGTTGGCACTTTTGAGGACAGCCCCAATAAGATAAGCACCATAACAATTGACCCCTGTCAGCGTTGCTTCAATCAAATCTGTTTGGTTGAGATTGGCATAACTCAGGTTAGCCTCTGCCAGGTCGGTGCCCCGCATAATAGCGTTCATCAAATTTGCACTCCGCAGATCAGCCCCCATCAGTTTTGTTTTGATCATGTAGGCTTTGCTGAAGTTAGCTCCGCGCAAATCCGCTCCAATCAGATTGGCACCAATTAAATTGCTGCCGCTCAGATCAATGCCGTTGAGATCCGCCAGAATCAGGTTTGCTCCACTCAGGTCAGGTTTGACTGAAGATGTGCGTCGCCACTTATTCCAGATTTCAACTCCCGCCTGTAATAGAGCAAGATGATTGTGATTTGCCATAGGTGCGGTGCGTCAGAGGTGAGGTAGGACAATTTTTGCCAGGTCTAGATCATTCTTCGAGGGGAGCGATCGCCAACCGTCAGCCTCTAGTAAAGAGTCGTTAAGGGGGTATAAAGTTACAACAAAAAACCTCAGGTAGGGCGATCGCCACTCTAAAGGAGTAACCAGAGAAAATAGAGCTTACGATAGAGGAGATTTGCCCAGCTATTTTATTAGACTCAAGGTGTTATCAATAAACCCGCTTTTAGAGGCAAAACCTATTTTTAAAAGCATTGCTTCTAAAAGTGTAAAAATCATGGGAGAAAATATCATGAGTTTAGAAGATAGAGCAAAAGCAACGGCTAAAAATGTTGAAGGTAAACTTCAAGAAGCCGTGGGTGAAGTAACAGGAAGCCCCAGAGACAAGGCTGAAGGTAAAGCAAAGCAAGTCGAAGCTGAAGGCCGTCATGCTGTTGAAGATATGAAAGATGCAGTAAAGCGCAAGATTGACTAAGCCTTTATTGAACTGTTCAGCCAATTAACTTCGTGAGAAAGTGAATCATCTGTGGGAGCATTTTTGTGTTTTCACAGATGTTTTTTAAGAAGTGATTTTTAAGTGATTGGTTTAATATAGCGATCCTAAATCGTTTGTGAAAGTGCCCGCCCTTTGGGCGGGCACTTTCACAAACAGCTTTTTTCACAAATCAAATAGGATTGCTATAACACTTCACGAGTTACAACGGCAATATCCCCTTCTCTACGACCATTAGCCCCAGGGCGATCGCCACCCACCCAATAAACATCGTTCGCGTCAGTCCCATGGCTCGCTCAATGCGTTCAACGGTAATCGGTCGCAGCGCATCCCCCAACAAAGGCTTGTGTTTCGTCACCCCACGATAGGTATTGGTGCCACCCACCTGCACCCCCAACACAGCAGCGTAGGCACACTCACTCCATCCCGCATTTGGGCTGGGGTCTTGTGGGGCATCGCGACAGCACACCTGCCAGACTCGACCAGGGTTTCCGGACACCAACACCAGACTCAACACCGTCAGCCGACAGGGCAACCAGGTGAGGACATCTTCCGTTCTGGCACTGAACCAACCCAGATCGGTATAAGGAGCTTCTTTGTAGCCCACCATTGAGTCAAGCGTGCTTGCCGCTTTATACGCCAATGCCAGCGGCACACTCCCTATCGGCAACAACGCCCCAACGATCGCATAAAACAGGGGAGCCATCACCCCATCTACCGCATTCTCCGTCACGGTTTCCAGCACCGCCCGGAGTATTTCATCCCGCGACAGGTGCTCTGTGTCTCGTCCTACATATCGACTGAGACGCGATCGCGCCACCACAAGCGATTCCTCAGATGCCCCTGACTCCGATGACAGAGGTTGCAGCACATCCTCAGCGGCTCGCCGCAGACTGCGTCCGGCAAAGCAACTCGCCAACATCACACTGGCGATCGCCATTCCCATCACCGGGTGAATCCTGTTGGCTACCCAAACCATCAGCCAACCCACCAAGCCACTGCCACCCATCATGCCGATACCCAGCACCACCCCCGCCACGCGCCGCACCGTCGCCCCAGAGAATCGCCCCAACATCCATTTGGAATAGCCTCCAATCACCCAACCCATCACCTGAACCGGATGCAACCAATTCCACGGATCACCAATCAGGTAGTCAAGGAAAGAGGCGATCGCCAAAACAATTGCTGAAGATTCGATAGGCATGGGTCAAGGGAGATTGAGTCATGAGCCAAGAGCTATGGTCGATTAACCCGTGACAAATGACAAGTATAGCTTTGGTCAGAAAGCTTAAGGCAAAGGCAATGGCTTAAACCCTGATGCTGGGGAGGCTCTCTGACTCGCCTCCGCCCCATCGAATGTGGCTACGGCTATAACCCGTGACCAGAGCTTACCCCTCACCCGTTACCCTTTCACTCTTTTGTCTTTCCGCCTGTGGCTGTGGGCTTTGTTGCGATGGAATAGTGATCACGAATTCAGTGCCCTGCCCCAAACGAGAGTCACATGTCAAAGTGCCATGATGTTTTTGCACCACAATTTGATAGCTGATCGACATCCCCAACCCCGTTCCTTTGCCAACAGGTTTTGTCGTGAAAAAGGGGTCAAACAGTTTTTCTTGCGTTGTGCTGTTCATCCCTGGGCCG
Above is a genomic segment from Oscillatoria sp. FACHB-1407 containing:
- a CDS encoding DUF3153 domain-containing protein, with product MTRLQASFWAIAARLKTLRLRALQKVVLLLVVSVLLSGCVRYDVGINFAGQNHGEIVQHIRLGEQLTNFSGAIAQEWLKSLEQRTRQVGGRVRHPSKQEIVAIIPFNNGAELQAKFNQFFNPSLEDLPPSARSVVADLPAIASRLTVFQRNFFVVEKNYLTFDLDLRSLGVLSSEGSVLISPGTLLDLEFSLDTPWGAQSPQIQPTDASADPTANKHLVWTLKAGDVNHIEAVFWVPSPLGMGAVVIGLIVALGIGAKSLLQPMS
- a CDS encoding GAF domain-containing sensor histidine kinase; protein product: MQKTTDLDPKLQLRRRLLIADVTNQINRMIRSATHLGEILGFACQLLVETLECTSARVLIPQDTDSQTFVIRGEHSQSSCALGLGDILVAQEQSYLKQVCDQQTPLVWTQAHRSHDGQELTCAVLAIAARYGNQVNSIVEIQQCATPQDDESAPHPPRQWLEWEHELLQEVSGQLAIIVNQHILHTEMKHRIMRESLLRLVTNQIRSSLDLNIILNTIVQQVREMLNTDRVVIYQFQENWRGTVVVENVLPPWSSALGEMGQDNCFSAGYAELYRGGRVRAMHDIQNVGLDSCHVNFLQRLQVQANLIVPILQTTADEVDPTQSPQLWGLLIAHECRSTRNWQPWEKDLMQQLGDQVAIAIQQAELYTQVRANAARSQAQAEQLQIALEELRSTQAQLIQSEKLSSLGQMVAGIAHEINNATNFIHANLPYVQQYAAALEQAIATCIDHRSAPSEAIASELENLEVSFVRQDFPKLIQSMQTGTGRIRDIVSTLRNFSRIDEAEYKAVDLHEGIDSSLVILRHRIEPKVKINKDYGVLPLVECHAGQINQVLLNLLSNALDACSEQPEITIRTWQPRPNAVMVSIRDNGCGIPEGILNRIFDPFFTTKPVGQGTGLGLAICHQIIVKEHQGLIRCVNHQQGTEFQIELPVTRSVREGQ
- a CDS encoding DUF4278 domain-containing protein, with the translated sequence MKLTYRGISYDYNPPQAQVGEVVAAGQYRGSGVRFRKAQKQLSQQPSLDLKYRGVAYTTGAPEPILAPVVVEPVAASAIASVDDRLRSLVINHHRNVKQREQVMLSRVAVQVGLPSQYAYQYWNPIQGKINTAVAGTYSRSHVAFS
- a CDS encoding CsbD family protein, whose amino-acid sequence is MPSYFIRLKVLSINPLLEAKPIFKSIASKSVKIMGENIMSLEDRAKATAKNVEGKLQEAVGEVTGSPRDKAEGKAKQVEAEGRHAVEDMKDAVKRKID
- a CDS encoding pentapeptide repeat-containing protein, with the translated sequence MANHNHLALLQAGVEIWNKWRRTSSVKPDLSGANLILADLNGIDLSGSNLIGANLIGADLRGANFSKAYMIKTKLMGADLRSANLMNAIMRGTDLAEANLSYANLNQTDLIEATLTGVNCYGAYLIGAVLKSANLREASLVQANLTLADLYRTVLISVNFREATLCQASLIEAVLNRAILDDADMSEADLRGADLSTASMRNVELEGTDLRGATLPEAMSACPSK
- the cbiB gene encoding adenosylcobinamide-phosphate synthase CbiB; translation: MPIESSAIVLAIASFLDYLIGDPWNWLHPVQVMGWVIGGYSKWMLGRFSGATVRRVAGVVLGIGMMGGSGLVGWLMVWVANRIHPVMGMAIASVMLASCFAGRSLRRAAEDVLQPLSSESGASEESLVVARSRLSRYVGRDTEHLSRDEILRAVLETVTENAVDGVMAPLFYAIVGALLPIGSVPLALAYKAASTLDSMVGYKEAPYTDLGWFSARTEDVLTWLPCRLTVLSLVLVSGNPGRVWQVCCRDAPQDPSPNAGWSECAYAAVLGVQVGGTNTYRGVTKHKPLLGDALRPITVERIERAMGLTRTMFIGWVAIALGLMVVEKGILPL